The following proteins come from a genomic window of Pirellula staleyi DSM 6068:
- the serS gene encoding serine--tRNA ligase encodes MLDRKFIVDNVSLIQQNCTSRGVTCEVDRLVDLETRRRDIASQVQELNRQANEVAKSIGKAKDAEEREQRKEDGRRLRDQKDAAQAELDRLETQIHAIQITIPNLTHPDAPVGGEADARDVKLGVTPIRPLGFKARDHVELSEKCQLIDFDSGARVAGHGFYFLKNEGVLLELALERYALEILMRRGFTPTTTPDLAREEILVGIGFNPRGPETQIYSIENSDLSLVGTAEITLGGMYADQTVDLEQLPIKLAGISHCFRTEAGAAGKASRGIYRVHQFTKVEMFAFTLPDQSDAMHEELLEIECELFDGLGIPYRVIDTASGDLGGPAYRKYDLEAWMPGRGTAGEYGEVTSTSNCTDYQSRRLNIRYRIKGEKGTHLVHTLNGTAIAISRALIAVLENYQQADGSIVVPEPLRLWVGKDLIQPRQ; translated from the coding sequence ATGCTCGACCGCAAATTCATTGTCGATAACGTTTCGCTCATTCAGCAGAACTGCACCAGCCGCGGAGTCACTTGCGAGGTCGATCGGCTCGTGGATCTCGAGACCCGCCGCCGCGATATCGCCAGCCAAGTGCAGGAACTTAATCGCCAGGCGAATGAAGTGGCCAAGAGCATTGGCAAAGCGAAAGATGCCGAGGAGCGAGAGCAGCGCAAAGAAGATGGTCGCCGACTTCGCGATCAGAAGGATGCCGCCCAGGCTGAACTCGATCGCTTGGAAACACAAATCCATGCGATTCAGATAACGATTCCCAACCTCACACACCCCGATGCCCCGGTGGGTGGTGAAGCTGATGCTCGCGATGTGAAGCTCGGCGTTACGCCCATTCGCCCACTGGGCTTCAAGGCTCGCGATCATGTGGAGTTGTCGGAGAAGTGCCAGCTGATCGACTTCGATAGCGGTGCCCGTGTGGCAGGTCACGGTTTCTACTTCCTGAAGAACGAAGGGGTGCTGCTCGAACTGGCGCTCGAGCGCTATGCTCTCGAAATTCTGATGCGCCGCGGATTTACCCCCACCACGACCCCCGACTTAGCTCGTGAAGAGATTCTCGTGGGGATTGGTTTTAATCCCCGCGGTCCTGAAACGCAGATCTATAGCATCGAGAACTCCGATCTCAGCCTCGTCGGTACGGCCGAAATCACACTCGGCGGCATGTATGCCGATCAGACGGTCGACCTCGAACAGCTTCCGATCAAGCTCGCCGGTATTTCGCACTGCTTCCGGACCGAAGCAGGAGCGGCTGGCAAAGCATCGCGCGGCATCTATCGCGTGCATCAGTTCACCAAGGTCGAAATGTTTGCGTTCACGCTTCCCGACCAAAGCGACGCGATGCACGAAGAACTGCTCGAAATCGAATGCGAGCTGTTCGATGGTTTGGGGATTCCCTACCGCGTGATCGACACCGCTTCGGGCGATCTGGGTGGACCTGCCTACCGCAAGTACGACTTGGAAGCTTGGATGCCGGGGCGCGGCACCGCTGGCGAGTATGGCGAAGTGACCAGCACCAGCAACTGCACCGACTATCAATCGCGTCGACTGAACATTCGCTATCGAATTAAGGGTGAAAAGGGGACGCACCTCGTTCATACTTTGAACGGAACAGCCATTGCCATCAGCCGCGCGCTGATCGCGGTGCTCGAGAACTACCAGCAGGCCGATGGCAGCATTGTGGTTCCCGAGCCACTGCGGCTGTGGGTCGGCAAAGACCTGATTCAGCCTCGCCAGTAA
- a CDS encoding dipeptidase — protein sequence MDQVARFVLDNANAFEDKLCELLRIASVSADSKYHGEVRRAADWVADLFRSMGLATETIPTIGQPLVYAESPPVPGKPVVLVYGHYDVQPPDPLAEWTSPPFEPTKRNGNIYARGATDDKGQMITHLLSTMSWLKTVGQLPIQIKFLIEGEEECGSEGIYDYLTKPGVKEKLAADVVVISDTSQFGPGRPAITYGLRGIAYYELKLQGPKQDLHSGTFGGGVTNPAKALAFMMNALTDESGRVQVPGFYDDVLPVTERERDELAKLPFSEAAFAKQLGVAALSGEEGYTTLERRWCRPSFDINGLTSGYQGEGAKTVLPAKASAKFSFRLVPNQDPTKITPALEAFLKSKCPAGIQMELVDMHGAPGCVTSLESPFVAAAAKAIEHGFGTPPVFIREGGSIPIVTRFAQLLGADTLLLGWGLDDDNTHSPNEKFCLADFHRGILASSHLWNELASL from the coding sequence ATGGACCAAGTAGCCCGGTTTGTGCTCGATAACGCAAATGCTTTTGAAGACAAACTTTGTGAACTGCTGCGCATTGCCAGCGTGAGCGCGGATTCGAAGTACCACGGCGAAGTGCGCCGCGCTGCCGACTGGGTGGCCGACCTCTTCCGGTCGATGGGCCTGGCAACGGAAACAATCCCCACGATTGGTCAGCCGCTGGTGTACGCCGAGTCGCCACCGGTGCCAGGTAAGCCCGTCGTGCTGGTTTACGGGCACTACGACGTCCAACCACCCGATCCACTGGCGGAATGGACCAGCCCCCCATTCGAGCCAACCAAACGCAATGGCAACATCTACGCTCGCGGAGCTACCGACGATAAAGGGCAGATGATCACCCACCTGCTCTCGACGATGTCGTGGCTGAAGACGGTCGGCCAGCTTCCCATTCAGATCAAATTTCTGATCGAAGGGGAAGAAGAGTGCGGCAGCGAAGGGATTTACGACTACCTGACCAAGCCCGGCGTTAAGGAAAAACTGGCTGCCGACGTGGTGGTGATCAGCGATACGTCGCAATTTGGCCCTGGCCGCCCGGCGATTACCTACGGCCTCCGAGGGATTGCCTACTACGAACTCAAATTGCAAGGTCCAAAACAGGATTTGCATAGCGGCACCTTTGGGGGTGGCGTGACCAATCCCGCCAAAGCGCTCGCCTTCATGATGAACGCTCTGACCGACGAAAGCGGCCGCGTGCAGGTGCCGGGCTTCTACGACGACGTCCTTCCGGTCACCGAGCGCGAGCGCGACGAACTCGCCAAACTCCCGTTCAGCGAAGCGGCCTTTGCCAAACAGCTGGGGGTCGCAGCACTCTCGGGCGAAGAGGGGTACACCACGCTCGAACGACGCTGGTGTCGCCCCAGTTTCGACATCAACGGGCTGACGAGTGGCTATCAGGGAGAAGGTGCCAAAACGGTGCTTCCTGCGAAAGCGAGTGCCAAATTCAGCTTCCGCCTCGTCCCCAACCAAGATCCAACGAAAATCACCCCTGCTCTTGAAGCATTCCTGAAAAGCAAGTGCCCCGCTGGCATTCAGATGGAACTGGTCGACATGCACGGAGCCCCCGGCTGCGTCACGTCGCTCGAAAGCCCCTTTGTTGCCGCTGCCGCGAAAGCGATCGAGCACGGATTTGGGACTCCGCCCGTTTTCATCCGCGAAGGGGGCTCGATTCCGATCGTTACCCGATTTGCTCAGCTGCTGGGGGCCGATACGCTTCTCTTAGGCTGGGGACTCGACGACGATAACACCCACAGCCCGAACGAAAAGTTCTGCCTGGCCGATTTCCATCGGGGCATCTTGGCCAGTTCGCACCTGTGGAACGAACTCGCCAGCTTGTAA
- a CDS encoding sugar phosphate isomerase/epimerase family protein yields MDRRNFLASSLAASAAMVSAFQASADESKPGEALQPTEKPAMKPTLKPNPIAVSTYSFWQFQHEELRDVEKCISMAADWGFDGVEILHRQMTSEDPGYLQKLKRAAFTNGVALSGFSTHQGFLSPNPAIRQKNIDHTIHCIELAYALGIPTMRVNTGTWGTSKDFDDLMAKRGIEEPKPGFTDEDGFGWVKESLEKCLPTAEKCGVLLGLENHWGLGRTAEGVLRVVKEVNHPWLEVTSDTGNFLEDPYDRLALMAPRTILVQAKTYYGGGLWYTLDLDYKRIAKIFRDAGYKGFVSLEFEGKAPPMEAIPKSLALLREAFSV; encoded by the coding sequence ATGGACCGTCGAAATTTTTTGGCCAGTTCGCTCGCAGCATCGGCAGCCATGGTCTCTGCATTCCAGGCCTCAGCTGACGAATCGAAACCAGGCGAGGCTCTCCAGCCGACCGAGAAACCAGCGATGAAGCCAACGTTGAAACCTAACCCGATCGCAGTCAGCACCTATTCGTTTTGGCAATTCCAGCACGAAGAGCTGCGCGATGTGGAAAAGTGCATTTCGATGGCAGCTGATTGGGGCTTCGACGGGGTCGAGATCCTGCACCGCCAAATGACGAGCGAAGATCCTGGCTATCTGCAAAAACTGAAGCGGGCCGCCTTCACCAACGGCGTTGCATTGTCGGGCTTCAGCACGCATCAAGGTTTTCTCTCGCCCAATCCAGCAATCCGTCAGAAGAACATCGACCATACGATTCACTGCATCGAACTGGCTTATGCACTCGGCATTCCCACGATGCGTGTGAACACCGGCACCTGGGGCACCAGCAAAGACTTCGACGACCTGATGGCTAAGCGGGGAATCGAAGAACCCAAACCAGGATTCACCGACGAGGATGGGTTTGGCTGGGTGAAAGAGAGTCTCGAGAAGTGCCTGCCAACCGCTGAAAAGTGTGGCGTGCTGCTGGGACTCGAAAACCACTGGGGACTCGGCCGCACCGCTGAAGGTGTGCTTCGCGTGGTGAAAGAAGTGAACCACCCGTGGCTCGAAGTCACTTCCGATACCGGCAACTTCCTCGAAGATCCTTACGATCGCTTAGCGCTGATGGCCCCCCGCACGATTCTGGTTCAGGCCAAAACCTACTACGGTGGCGGACTGTGGTATACGCTCGACCTCGATTACAAACGGATCGCCAAGATTTTCCGCGACGCGGGCTACAAGGGTTTTGTCTCGCTCGAGTTTGAAGGAAAAGCACCCCCGATGGAAGCGATTCCCAAGAGCCTTGCGCTCCTGCGTGAAGCGTTTTCTGTCTAA
- the rsmG gene encoding 16S rRNA (guanine(527)-N(7))-methyltransferase RsmG yields MSDEIESKPPAFPNDTMRDALARHSIQLPDATIDKLDLYCKLLWEWNEKINLTRHTDYERFVSRDVVDTMHLAKLLRESEEVLDVGSGGGVPGITLAIVRPDLQMTLSDNTGKKVNVLRDMVEKLGLECAALNFRSEDLLDENRFDALTIRAVGPLDRLLTWFKPYWASIRRLLVVKGPKWKEEQAEASRRGLLRELQVKVAAEYPLAGTPNNSVVLKIWPKNAPER; encoded by the coding sequence GTGTCTGACGAGATTGAATCGAAACCACCCGCCTTCCCGAACGATACGATGCGCGACGCACTGGCGCGGCATTCGATTCAACTTCCCGATGCGACGATCGATAAACTCGACCTCTACTGCAAACTGCTGTGGGAATGGAACGAGAAGATCAATCTGACACGTCACACCGACTACGAGCGTTTTGTCAGCCGCGACGTGGTCGACACGATGCATCTGGCCAAACTCTTACGTGAAAGCGAAGAAGTGCTCGACGTCGGAAGTGGCGGCGGTGTGCCAGGTATCACACTGGCGATTGTGCGTCCTGATTTGCAAATGACCCTCTCGGACAACACGGGCAAAAAAGTGAACGTGCTCCGCGACATGGTCGAGAAACTCGGTCTCGAATGTGCCGCGCTGAACTTCCGGAGCGAAGATCTGCTCGATGAGAATCGGTTCGATGCCCTCACCATTCGCGCGGTGGGGCCACTCGATCGGCTACTCACGTGGTTCAAGCCCTACTGGGCTTCGATTCGTCGACTGCTCGTTGTGAAGGGACCGAAATGGAAGGAAGAGCAAGCCGAAGCCTCGCGACGTGGATTGCTCCGCGAACTGCAGGTGAAAGTGGCGGCTGAGTATCCTTTGGCAGGAACGCCGAATAACAGTGTCGTGCTGAAGATTTGGCCGAAGAACGCTCCCGAGCGCTAG